The following proteins come from a genomic window of Lachnoclostridium phytofermentans ISDg:
- a CDS encoding TadE/TadG family type IV pilus assembly protein yields MIKKAFFTVEAAFVLPLVFYTILFLLNYSFYSHDRTKLQALGEEVALKAASYISYQVDMDWTVLREEDYLSKSILYPFGVGREKDERKVLSYVNETLTNGYWVCEIRDLQVQTTLSKVKITGKLKAVFPSAKLFGILKKDSFTVPFCFEESIFSREEKTRLFEVSINLGKKIKGVDKAVQKLKELVGKMK; encoded by the coding sequence ATGATAAAAAAAGCTTTTTTTACAGTGGAAGCAGCTTTTGTTTTACCACTTGTATTTTATACGATTTTATTTCTTTTAAATTATAGTTTCTATAGCCATGACAGAACAAAATTACAAGCATTAGGGGAGGAAGTAGCTTTAAAAGCTGCTTCCTATATCTCTTACCAAGTTGATATGGACTGGACAGTATTAAGAGAAGAAGATTATTTATCCAAAAGTATTCTCTATCCATTTGGTGTGGGAAGAGAAAAGGATGAGAGAAAGGTATTAAGTTATGTAAATGAAACATTAACTAATGGTTATTGGGTATGTGAGATAAGAGATTTACAAGTTCAGACTACCTTGTCTAAGGTTAAAATAACAGGTAAATTAAAAGCAGTTTTTCCAAGTGCAAAACTGTTTGGAATTTTAAAGAAGGATAGTTTCACAGTGCCTTTTTGCTTTGAGGAAAGTATATTTTCGAGGGAAGAGAAAACAAGATTATTTGAAGTATCGATAAATCTTGGTAAAAAAATAAAGGGAGTAGATAAGGCAGTACAGAAATTAAAAGAACTTGTAGGAAAGATGAAATAA
- a CDS encoding DUF6382 domain-containing protein, producing MGKEDIRSEWKRDMYHNYLIFNGRGEERASFQEKMLEHNKIEGILSFQVHSIDNHKQFHYEVTGYQAISCISEKVPLRLSQVTMLLNHLLAVLKDAKSYLLDTKDFVLLPEYTFIHLPDYKLGLCYYPGYHVPLQEQLVAFLEFLMGSVDYQDKEAVLFVYSLYMKSKEDSITIQELKSFMEELEVKDKSDTLYMENGLESQGKLDKVKEPQSNREPYQSKNTIKQPSNFNKHNEEKKNQKLKESLANPSRRNLLQYKVTSLLADTKERILGKENENGASKKYGNQKKETKKEHKYPFVKEKLEQEEEILYYPFFCYALFAVLFIVCIGIFLYTYQKGFLYQSLKKKIDGLKLISLLSVMGVILGYGYLKIFAKERKLSRIITRTTYQMPDKEDLFSNSVSSEDNSLIENSYRIHKQDNNLNFNNLSNFTWENNESPMIYGEDSSSDYSGESYGSGEAYHSGESYDEEECTILLTCPDKEYDTLIPLESTKYDTIEIKEYPFYIGTAKNNLGYSLINTAVSRYHAKLEKDESRFILTDLDSTNGTFVNGRKLMPNENFEIKQGDTVSFANIGFIFHCLNK from the coding sequence GTGGGAAAAGAAGATATCCGTTCGGAATGGAAACGGGACATGTATCATAACTATTTGATTTTCAATGGAAGAGGAGAGGAGAGGGCGTCTTTTCAGGAGAAGATGCTGGAACATAATAAAATTGAAGGAATACTATCTTTTCAAGTTCATTCCATCGATAATCATAAACAATTTCATTATGAAGTTACAGGATACCAAGCGATTTCTTGTATATCTGAAAAGGTTCCTCTAAGGCTAAGTCAAGTAACAATGCTTCTTAATCATCTGTTAGCAGTTTTAAAAGATGCAAAATCGTATCTTTTAGATACCAAGGATTTTGTGTTGTTACCAGAATACACGTTTATCCATTTGCCGGATTATAAATTAGGTTTATGTTATTATCCGGGGTATCATGTTCCGCTTCAGGAACAGCTGGTTGCATTTTTAGAATTTTTAATGGGGAGTGTAGATTATCAGGATAAGGAAGCGGTACTATTTGTGTATTCACTTTATATGAAGAGTAAGGAAGATAGTATCACGATACAAGAACTTAAGTCTTTTATGGAGGAACTGGAAGTAAAAGATAAATCAGATACGCTATATATGGAAAATGGATTAGAATCGCAAGGTAAACTGGATAAAGTGAAAGAACCCCAAAGTAATAGAGAGCCTTATCAAAGCAAAAATACCATAAAGCAGCCATCTAATTTTAATAAACATAATGAAGAAAAGAAGAATCAGAAGCTTAAGGAATCTTTGGCGAATCCATCTCGAAGAAATCTTTTACAATATAAAGTGACTTCTTTATTAGCAGATACAAAAGAAAGAATACTTGGGAAAGAAAATGAAAACGGAGCAAGTAAGAAATATGGTAATCAAAAGAAAGAAACAAAGAAGGAACATAAATATCCCTTTGTAAAAGAAAAGCTGGAGCAGGAAGAAGAAATCCTATACTATCCTTTCTTTTGCTATGCTTTATTTGCAGTACTATTTATTGTATGTATCGGAATTTTCCTATACACTTATCAAAAGGGATTTTTATATCAATCCTTAAAGAAAAAGATAGATGGATTAAAGTTAATCTCTTTACTTTCTGTTATGGGAGTCATATTGGGTTATGGTTATTTGAAAATATTTGCGAAAGAAAGAAAGCTAAGTCGCATTATAACAAGAACTACCTATCAAATGCCAGATAAGGAAGATTTATTTTCTAATTCTGTATCTTCAGAAGATAATAGCTTGATAGAAAATAGTTATAGAATACATAAGCAAGACAATAATCTGAATTTTAATAATCTTTCTAATTTTACATGGGAAAATAATGAATCCCCTATGATTTATGGAGAGGATTCATCTTCTGATTATTCGGGAGAATCTTATGGCTCTGGAGAAGCTTATCATTCGGGAGAATCCTACGACGAGGAGGAGTGCACGATACTGCTTACTTGCCCTGATAAAGAATACGATACTCTTATTCCTTTAGAATCAACGAAATATGATACAATAGAAATTAAGGAGTATCCATTTTATATAGGGACTGCAAAAAATAACCTGGGTTATAGTTTAATTAACACCGCGGTTAGTAGATATCATGCAAAACTTGAAAAGGATGAGAGTAGATTTATATTAACAGATCTTGATTCCACGAACGGGACTTTTGTAAATGGAAGAAAATTAATGCCAAACGAGAATTTTGAAATAAAGCAAGGAGATACGGTTTCCTTTGCAAACATAGGTTTTATCTTTCATTGTTTAAACAAGTAG
- a CDS encoding DUF5702 domain-containing protein: MRKQKASGVITIYLTLTLSIMITLIVTTIEMARVSAAKAYSERVLQTAMESTLCDYYLPLFERYHVFGLDIGYGSSIADSNLLVDEIRKGIEVSFLPTKDDPLSNLLLQNKTYLICNPMLEELSVENIHYITDLDGEFFRKQATSYMKYQAAADGLEYLLDSAHALEKTEKANLKFEEKMKVEQEFMLIDKDILKLMELIDGIKIKDNQIECKKGKPKTLDSFTKKLLSTEPTMENTLINHSTIFDSLKGNYLNYPNQLNSLKDSAQDVMERYRTAYENAVRQREEALLSLRAERADMIKESKDKPCDTTKIDARITSLEQSPITIDIYVLDSLMASCNSINQKMNSFLNTLKEVKEKANQALSLVQKIKEARYKAQDSKNSFLDGLNKAREEIGDALYEELSKSSEEMERYSNPEEKGIGIIKDIVSMEETLKQDIKVLDEVERYLLPNMTYTEEGYAAWLSKVNLIHTSLDHFKLDGLAFDYSGVNFSEEKNSILKAGKSLISDGLLNLVLEDVNSISKAELYQLELPSFTAKKSPEKSSQAENNIKNIMNTEDREDITTTGIGSYGTDALGSFANSLVEELLFQAYENEHCTYYLSEGYKPGQVLQYELEYLLYGNMSDKENVSSFINRLILIRTIGNMISVLTDANKVREASEFAALVVGFSGLPFLISVVKYVVLFIWALEQSLVETAAMLLGKNVPIFSMKDDFVVEFKDLANFNKDGITKKAKDYKTKEGILSVGYKGYLQISLFFSNKNNQYYRMMDLIQENFRYEYEDTFRIRNCVVSYRAVAKVSMPEQFFSLPFAIHREALSIHGYLYLAQKAVSY; encoded by the coding sequence ATGAGGAAGCAAAAAGCAAGTGGAGTAATAACTATCTATCTGACCTTGACATTATCCATCATGATAACACTCATTGTTACAACCATCGAGATGGCTCGTGTGTCTGCTGCAAAAGCATATAGTGAGCGAGTGTTACAGACAGCGATGGAATCAACCCTATGTGATTATTATTTACCTTTATTTGAGCGGTATCATGTGTTTGGGCTAGATATCGGATATGGTAGCAGTATAGCAGATAGTAATTTATTAGTAGATGAAATTAGAAAAGGAATAGAAGTTAGTTTTCTTCCAACGAAAGATGACCCACTATCTAACCTTCTATTACAAAATAAAACCTATCTCATATGTAATCCAATGCTAGAGGAACTTTCGGTGGAGAATATCCACTATATCACGGACCTCGACGGTGAATTTTTTCGAAAGCAAGCAACTTCTTATATGAAATATCAAGCTGCAGCAGATGGGTTAGAGTATTTATTGGATTCGGCGCATGCTTTAGAAAAAACAGAAAAGGCAAATCTAAAGTTTGAAGAAAAGATGAAGGTAGAGCAGGAATTCATGCTAATCGATAAGGATATCTTAAAGTTGATGGAACTCATTGATGGGATAAAAATAAAAGATAACCAAATCGAGTGTAAAAAAGGAAAGCCAAAAACATTAGATTCTTTTACAAAAAAGCTACTTTCCACAGAGCCAACGATGGAGAACACGTTGATTAACCATTCCACAATATTTGATTCGTTAAAGGGTAACTACCTCAATTATCCAAATCAATTGAATAGCTTAAAGGATAGTGCACAGGATGTAATGGAGCGCTATCGTACTGCCTATGAGAATGCAGTTAGACAACGTGAGGAGGCGCTTTTAAGCCTGCGTGCCGAAAGAGCAGACATGATAAAAGAATCAAAGGACAAACCCTGTGATACCACGAAGATTGATGCAAGGATTACGTCATTAGAACAATCTCCAATTACAATAGATATCTATGTATTGGATAGTCTTATGGCAAGCTGTAATTCTATCAATCAGAAAATGAATAGTTTTCTTAATACATTAAAAGAGGTAAAAGAAAAAGCAAATCAGGCACTTTCCTTGGTACAAAAAATTAAAGAAGCTAGATATAAAGCACAAGATAGTAAGAATAGTTTTTTAGACGGATTAAACAAGGCAAGAGAAGAAATAGGAGATGCCTTATACGAAGAATTATCAAAATCTTCAGAGGAGATGGAGAGGTATTCAAATCCTGAAGAAAAAGGCATCGGAATAATTAAAGACATCGTAAGTATGGAAGAAACCTTAAAACAAGATATAAAAGTATTAGATGAGGTAGAAAGATATCTATTGCCTAATATGACCTATACAGAAGAGGGATATGCTGCATGGCTTTCAAAAGTTAACCTAATACATACTTCTTTGGATCATTTTAAATTAGATGGGCTTGCTTTTGATTACAGTGGTGTTAATTTCTCGGAAGAAAAGAATAGTATCTTAAAAGCTGGAAAGTCCTTGATATCGGATGGCTTACTAAACTTAGTACTGGAAGATGTGAATAGCATATCAAAAGCGGAATTATATCAGTTAGAATTACCTTCCTTTACAGCCAAGAAATCTCCAGAGAAGAGTTCACAGGCTGAGAATAATATTAAAAACATTATGAACACTGAGGATAGAGAGGATATTACCACAACAGGGATAGGAAGTTACGGAACCGATGCACTTGGTAGTTTCGCAAATAGCTTGGTAGAGGAATTATTGTTTCAAGCATATGAAAATGAACACTGTACCTATTATTTATCAGAAGGCTATAAGCCTGGGCAGGTTCTACAATATGAGCTTGAGTATTTATTATATGGGAATATGAGTGACAAAGAAAATGTATCCTCATTTATCAATCGTTTAATTTTAATACGTACCATTGGAAATATGATTTCTGTATTAACAGATGCAAATAAGGTGAGAGAAGCAAGTGAATTTGCTGCCTTAGTTGTGGGATTTTCGGGGTTGCCTTTTTTAATCAGTGTCGTAAAGTATGTAGTTTTATTTATCTGGGCATTAGAACAATCTTTAGTTGAAACAGCAGCGATGCTTTTGGGTAAAAATGTCCCCATATTTAGTATGAAAGACGACTTTGTAGTTGAATTTAAGGATTTGGCAAACTTCAATAAAGATGGAATCACAAAAAAGGCAAAAGATTATAAAACAAAAGAAGGAATTTTAAGTGTAGGTTACAAAGGATATCTTCAAATATCGTTATTTTTTTCAAATAAAAATAATCAATATTACCGGATGATGGACTTAATACAGGAAAATTTTCGTTATGAATATGAAGATACCTTTCGAATACGTAATTGTGTTGTAAGTTATCGTGCGGTGGCTAAGGTTAGCATGCCCGAACAGTTTTTTTCACTTCCATTCGCTATACATCGTGAGGCTTTGTCCATTCACGGTTACCTATATTTGGCCCAAAAAGCAGTCTCATATTAA
- the glpK gene encoding glycerol kinase GlpK, with amino-acid sequence MEKYIMALDQGTTSSRCILFNQRGEVCSVAQKEFTQVYPRTGWVEHRPMDIWSSQISVAAEAMAAIGAKAEDIDSIGITNQRETTIVWDKNTGEPVYNAIVWQCHRTADMIEQLKKDGFDSVIRKKTGLIPDAYFSATKIKWILDNVDGVRERAEAGSLLFGTVDTWIIWNLTKGRVHVTDYTNASRTMLFDIHNLCWDDEILTYFKIPKSMLPKVQASSSIFGHTEEGLLGGEILISGAAGDQQAALFGQCCFEPGEVKNTYGTGCFLLMNTGDTAIESQNGLLTTIAAGDAGHIEYALEGSVFVAGAAIQWLRDEQRMIKKASQSEEYAKEVEDTNGVYVVPAFTGLGAPYWNPYARGTIVGITRGFSKEHMIRATLESLAYQTVNVLHAMEQDSNISLKSLRVDGGASANNFLMQFQADVLNTLVYRPQCIETTALGAAYLAGLATGYFKDRNEIKDNWTLGGTFSPQMDEQKRKELLKGWKRAVRCALAWAEDIE; translated from the coding sequence ATGGAAAAGTACATTATGGCACTTGATCAGGGGACAACAAGTTCGCGATGTATTCTTTTTAACCAGAGAGGGGAAGTTTGCAGTGTAGCGCAGAAGGAATTCACGCAGGTGTACCCAAGAACTGGCTGGGTGGAACATAGACCGATGGATATCTGGTCTTCTCAGATAAGTGTGGCAGCAGAGGCGATGGCAGCAATTGGTGCGAAAGCAGAAGATATTGATTCGATTGGAATTACAAATCAAAGAGAGACCACTATTGTTTGGGATAAGAATACAGGAGAACCTGTATATAATGCTATTGTGTGGCAATGCCATCGTACCGCAGATATGATTGAGCAATTAAAAAAAGATGGGTTTGATTCCGTAATAAGAAAAAAGACGGGACTTATCCCAGATGCCTATTTTTCTGCAACTAAGATAAAGTGGATTCTTGATAATGTAGATGGGGTTAGGGAAAGAGCAGAAGCAGGAAGTCTTTTATTTGGAACGGTTGATACCTGGATTATATGGAACTTGACAAAAGGTAGAGTACATGTAACGGATTATACCAATGCTTCACGTACGATGCTTTTTGACATTCATAACCTTTGTTGGGATGATGAAATCTTAACTTATTTTAAAATACCAAAGAGTATGCTACCTAAGGTGCAGGCATCTAGTAGTATCTTTGGACATACCGAAGAAGGTCTTCTTGGTGGTGAAATTCTTATTTCTGGTGCTGCCGGTGATCAACAAGCGGCATTATTCGGACAGTGCTGTTTTGAGCCGGGTGAAGTTAAGAATACGTATGGTACTGGATGTTTTCTTTTGATGAATACTGGAGATACTGCAATTGAATCACAAAATGGATTACTTACAACAATAGCTGCAGGAGATGCGGGGCATATTGAGTATGCATTAGAAGGAAGCGTTTTTGTTGCTGGTGCAGCCATTCAATGGTTAAGAGATGAGCAGAGAATGATTAAAAAGGCCAGCCAGTCAGAAGAGTATGCAAAAGAGGTAGAGGATACAAATGGTGTTTATGTAGTACCAGCATTTACCGGTCTTGGCGCCCCTTACTGGAATCCATATGCTAGAGGGACAATCGTTGGTATTACTAGAGGGTTTAGTAAGGAGCATATGATTCGAGCAACCTTAGAATCACTTGCATACCAAACTGTGAATGTTCTTCATGCAATGGAACAAGACTCTAATATATCCTTAAAGAGTCTTAGGGTAGATGGCGGTGCTAGTGCAAATAATTTCTTAATGCAGTTTCAAGCAGATGTCCTAAACACATTGGTATATCGTCCACAATGTATTGAAACAACGGCGCTGGGTGCTGCTTATCTTGCAGGACTTGCAACTGGATATTTTAAGGACCGAAATGAAATTAAAGATAATTGGACACTTGGCGGTACTTTCTCCCCACAGATGGATGAACAAAAACGAAAGGAACTTTTAAAGGGCTGGAAACGTGCTGTTCGATGTGCGCTTGCATGGGCGGAGGATATCGAGTAA
- a CDS encoding prepilin peptidase codes for MSIFKLCGVIWIGVILFILGIQDIKRKEISCWWLISLLPLIVFELAMPSEITLIERIFGILLGLFFVILSKVTRGQIGIGDGYILCAMGVILGIGKSTILLSYAFLLTSAVSIVLLVFFRCNRKKTIPFVPFLFLGYLGCILIK; via the coding sequence ATGAGTATTTTTAAACTTTGTGGAGTAATCTGGATTGGAGTAATACTCTTTATCTTAGGAATACAGGATATAAAACGGAAGGAAATCTCGTGTTGGTGGCTTATTAGTTTACTTCCGCTTATTGTTTTTGAACTAGCCATGCCCTCTGAGATAACATTGATCGAAAGAATATTCGGAATACTTCTTGGGCTTTTCTTTGTAATCCTTAGTAAGGTTACAAGAGGGCAGATTGGTATTGGAGATGGGTATATTCTATGTGCAATGGGAGTGATACTTGGTATTGGCAAATCTACAATTCTTTTAAGTTATGCATTTTTGTTAACTTCTGCTGTGTCTATCGTTCTCCTTGTGTTTTTTCGGTGCAATCGTAAGAAAACAATTCCGTTTGTACCATTTTTATTTTTGGGGTACCTTGGCTGTATCTTAATAAAATAG
- a CDS encoding Flp1 family type IVb pilin yields the protein MRKVKSKDKNILRNNQGFGVVEVILIIVVVIALIIIFQEQITSIFNRAMGALKASTDSYFNNITPAP from the coding sequence ATGAGAAAAGTGAAAAGTAAAGATAAGAATATATTAAGAAATAATCAAGGGTTTGGAGTAGTGGAAGTTATTCTAATTATCGTTGTTGTGATAGCGCTTATTATTATATTTCAAGAGCAGATAACAAGTATTTTTAATAGAGCGATGGGAGCATTAAAGGCTAGTACAGATAGTTATTTTAATAATATTACACCAGCTCCGTAA
- a CDS encoding rhomboid family intramembrane serine protease translates to MELYNKILEYFLTKGCQRLQVNASGMDVFYQTNLEQCTVYWLIEIYNGTEILNDQYQNIKRQIETAFFSKGYQKVLVYAILCTKNTEEALKICRMSESACIVDMLQYRLMLFEGQARDENGVFRGLEQLISEYGRLYFATHGGQDYSSQNTDSQGNNENSWGGYGSDYENQRSQGTHQQGSYQQGYGDYQSGKAYQRKNGFFSGVGIVTLVLIALNAVVFFYTDLSGNYNKIISEGCIFWPLIKFNNEYYRLLTYQFLHANISHLVNNMLILAIMGSTLERHVGKFKYLLIYFLSGIVAGIASMSYNMWKGLFSNSIGASGAVFGVIGAIALIVVVNKGRLETIGTRQIIIFIALSLYGGFTSQGVDNAAHVGGLLAGFFIAMLVYRKKRGRIRED, encoded by the coding sequence TTGGAATTATATAATAAAATATTAGAATATTTTTTAACCAAGGGATGTCAGCGTTTACAGGTAAATGCATCTGGTATGGATGTATTCTATCAAACAAATCTAGAGCAATGCACCGTATATTGGCTGATTGAAATTTATAATGGAACAGAAATCTTAAATGATCAGTATCAAAACATTAAACGTCAAATCGAAACAGCCTTTTTTAGCAAGGGTTATCAAAAGGTTTTGGTATACGCAATTCTTTGCACAAAGAATACAGAGGAAGCTTTAAAGATTTGTAGGATGAGCGAAAGCGCTTGTATCGTTGATATGCTTCAGTATCGTCTGATGCTTTTTGAGGGTCAGGCTAGGGATGAGAATGGAGTATTTCGTGGGTTAGAGCAACTAATTTCAGAATATGGAAGATTATATTTTGCTACCCATGGAGGGCAGGATTATTCAAGCCAAAATACTGATAGTCAAGGAAACAATGAAAACTCTTGGGGTGGTTATGGCAGTGATTACGAAAATCAAAGAAGTCAAGGTACCCATCAACAAGGCTCCTATCAGCAAGGGTACGGTGATTATCAGTCAGGAAAAGCATATCAGAGAAAGAACGGATTTTTCTCTGGTGTTGGCATAGTTACACTAGTTCTAATTGCACTAAACGCAGTGGTATTTTTCTATACTGACCTGTCCGGTAATTATAATAAGATTATTTCAGAAGGTTGCATTTTCTGGCCGCTTATAAAATTTAATAACGAATACTATCGACTTTTAACCTATCAATTTTTACATGCGAATATAAGTCATCTAGTAAATAACATGCTTATTCTGGCAATTATGGGGTCCACATTGGAGCGACATGTCGGTAAATTTAAGTATCTATTGATTTACTTTCTGTCTGGAATTGTTGCAGGGATTGCCTCTATGAGTTATAATATGTGGAAAGGTTTATTTAGCAATAGTATTGGCGCGTCAGGAGCAGTATTTGGCGTTATAGGAGCAATCGCATTGATTGTAGTAGTGAACAAAGGAAGACTAGAGACGATTGGTACCAGGCAGATTATCATCTTTATAGCACTTAGTTTGTATGGAGGATTTACAAGTCAGGGTGTTGATAATGCTGCTCATGTGGGAGGTCTGCTTGCGGGCTTCTTTATTGCTATGCTTGTTTACCGAAAGAAGAGGGGGCGCATACGTGAAGATTAA
- a CDS encoding SCP2 sterol-binding domain-containing protein: MKINIYYGGRGLIEDPTICVMNKMTEVLEELRVEVTRYNLYEQKNSISMLPGTLKEADGIILAVNVEWMGIGGFMQQFLDACWLYGDKQKMQTLSMFPIVTANTYGEREAELHLKRSWEVLGGTSLDGIIAYVENSIDFEVNTSYAGIFERKAESLYRFINQKSVTFSSSSHAVMKNTLTTTPIELTPQESEQLSMYVSDDTYVKKQKEDIEELAQMFRGMLEKSGSEKNQDFIKNFKDNFKPQEDNFQATFSITMTDTDKTLLLLVAGKQLKCSYEDNIEADVIAKTTKEMVNRLVNGRTTFQGAFMSGELTAKGDFKILRRFDQLFNFSALS, translated from the coding sequence GTGAAGATTAATATCTATTATGGGGGAAGAGGCTTAATCGAAGATCCAACCATCTGCGTAATGAATAAGATGACAGAGGTTTTAGAGGAACTTCGTGTAGAAGTTACAAGATATAACCTATATGAACAAAAAAATAGCATCAGCATGCTTCCGGGTACATTAAAAGAGGCAGACGGTATTATACTTGCAGTAAATGTGGAATGGATGGGTATCGGTGGGTTTATGCAGCAGTTTTTAGATGCGTGCTGGCTATATGGCGATAAGCAGAAGATGCAAACGCTTAGCATGTTTCCAATTGTAACTGCAAACACTTACGGGGAGCGAGAGGCTGAACTTCATTTAAAGAGATCTTGGGAGGTTCTAGGAGGAACATCTCTCGATGGTATCATAGCTTATGTAGAGAATTCTATCGACTTTGAAGTAAATACTTCCTATGCAGGTATCTTCGAACGAAAAGCGGAGTCATTGTATCGTTTTATTAATCAAAAATCAGTTACATTTTCAAGTAGTAGTCATGCAGTTATGAAAAATACTTTGACAACAACTCCGATTGAATTAACACCACAAGAGAGTGAACAGTTATCAATGTATGTATCAGATGATACTTATGTAAAGAAACAAAAAGAAGACATAGAAGAATTGGCACAGATGTTTCGTGGCATGCTAGAAAAAAGTGGTTCAGAGAAGAATCAGGATTTTATTAAAAACTTTAAAGACAATTTTAAGCCACAGGAAGATAATTTCCAGGCTACGTTTTCCATTACAATGACAGATACTGATAAGACACTGTTACTTCTAGTAGCTGGAAAACAGTTAAAATGTAGCTATGAAGACAATATAGAGGCAGATGTTATAGCAAAGACAACGAAAGAAATGGTGAATCGACTGGTGAATGGAAGAACAACCTTCCAAGGAGCCTTTATGTCAGGTGAATTAACTGCCAAGGGTGATTTTAAAATTCTAAGAAGGTTTGATCAGTTATTTAACTTTTCGGCGTTATCGTAA
- a CDS encoding M15 family metallopeptidase, producing MIKFYQKPFKMFVVGTMILSLTACNETQDGTKVEVKSNYVVKEVLTSGKTEGNEKLQENNQIGIDETKSTDNSMNGSEMDIELFESSLDDLGSVLKPDSSEVVDMDTVKAINSMPAKSIVKVYTANAATLAECFYAEEISPSLFERMENKSFSEGCTISIDTLSYVRVLHFGFDGEIHIGELIVNKLIKEDVIDIFKELFDERYPIEQMVLIDEFDADDNESMAANNTSSFNYRMVEGTTTLSKHAYGLAIDINPKYNPYVRTINGETIIVPENGAEYEDRTLENEYYIMKDDVCQKAFAKRGFTWGGDWQTSKDYQHFQKVFQ from the coding sequence ATGATTAAATTTTATCAAAAACCTTTTAAGATGTTCGTTGTGGGGACCATGATACTTTCTTTGACTGCATGTAATGAGACGCAGGATGGTACGAAAGTAGAAGTGAAATCGAACTATGTAGTAAAAGAAGTTCTAACGTCTGGAAAGACGGAGGGAAATGAGAAATTACAAGAGAATAATCAAATAGGCATTGATGAGACAAAGAGTACGGATAATTCTATGAATGGATCAGAGATGGATATTGAACTATTCGAAAGTTCGTTAGATGATTTAGGAAGTGTATTGAAACCAGACAGCAGTGAGGTAGTCGATATGGATACCGTGAAAGCGATTAACAGTATGCCAGCGAAATCAATAGTTAAGGTATACACAGCAAATGCTGCTACATTAGCAGAATGTTTCTATGCTGAGGAAATTAGTCCTTCATTATTTGAGCGCATGGAGAATAAGTCCTTTAGTGAAGGATGTACGATTTCGATAGATACACTAAGTTATGTGAGAGTACTACACTTTGGATTTGATGGTGAAATACACATTGGAGAATTAATAGTAAATAAGTTAATAAAAGAGGATGTTATAGATATATTTAAAGAGCTATTTGATGAAAGATATCCGATTGAGCAAATGGTTTTAATTGATGAGTTTGATGCAGATGATAATGAAAGTATGGCTGCAAATAATACTTCTAGTTTTAATTATCGTATGGTAGAAGGAACAACAACTCTTTCTAAGCATGCCTATGGTTTAGCCATCGATATCAATCCAAAATACAACCCTTACGTTCGCACAATTAATGGGGAAACCATAATTGTTCCTGAGAACGGAGCGGAGTATGAAGATAGAACATTAGAGAATGAATATTATATAATGAAAGATGACGTTTGCCAGAAAGCATTTGCAAAAAGAGGATTTACTTGGGGTGGCGATTGGCAGACCTCTAAAGATTATCAGCATTTTCAGAAGGTATTTCAATAG